A region of the Streptomyces sp. NBC_00442 genome:
ACTGCCGTCCTTCGAGCGCCAGTTCGGGGAAGCGGGCCGCCGTCAGGGCGGCGTCGCCGAGGTATCCGACGGCCAGGCCCGTCCCGCCGATGCACAGTTCACCGACGGCGCCCGCGGGGCACGCGCCGCCCTCGGCGTCGAGCACGTGCACCCGGGTCCCGGGGACCTCGCCGCCGAGGGGAACCCCGTGCGGCAGGTCGCAGTCCTCGGGGGTGATCGGATGGACGGTGGCGAAGACGCAACTCTCCACCGGACCGTAGCCGTTGAGCAGCCGTATGCCGGGGTGACGGGTGAGGAACCGGCCGACGTGCGCAGTGGAGAGCCGCTCGCCGCCGATGAACAGCCGGCGCAGTCCCGCGAAGCACTCCACGTCGATCTCGGTGAACAGGTTGAACAGCGAGGCGGTCAGCCAGGCCGTGTCGACCCCGTGCGTGTCGATCAGGCGCCGCAGGGTGTCCGGAAGCAGATAGTCCTCCGCCGCGGTGACACAGGTGCCGCCGGTGGTGAGCATGCCCCACAGTTCGAGCGAGAACGCGTCCCAGGGCGCGGGCGCCGCCTGCATCATGGCGGTGCCCGGCCCGAAGGCGAGCGGGCCGTCCGCCGCGAAGAGGCGCGTGGTGGCCGCGTGCGGCGACACCACGCCCTTGGGGGCGCCGCTGGTGCCCGAGGTGAAGAAGACGGCGGCGGGCGTGTCGCCCGGTCCGTCGTACGCCGTGAACCCCCCTGCCCGCCCGTCGGCCCAGTCCGCGCGGGGCGTCGCGCCGGCCCCCGCCGGACGGTCCGGGCCCGTGCCGTCGCCCGCATCGCCCGCGTCCAGGGCCGGGGGGTGCCACACGCGCCCGGCGCCGGGCGTGTCCCGCGCGTCGCTCACCAGTACCGGCGCGTCCAACTGCCGCAGCACGCCCTCGACCCGGGCGTCGGGCCAGCGCGGGTCCAGAGCCGCGTACCCGGCGCCGCACTTGAGGACCGCGAGCAGGGACACGTACAGGGCGGCCGATCGCGGCAGCAGCACCGGGACCAGCGCGCCGGGCCCCACCCCGGCACGGGCCAGCCGCTCGGCCCAGGCGTCGGCCAGGGCGTCGAGAGCCGCGTACGAGAGACGTGTGGCGCCGTCCACCACCGCGACCGCGTCCGGCGTCAGACGCGCCTGGCGGTT
Encoded here:
- a CDS encoding amino acid adenylation domain-containing protein, whose protein sequence is MLIHQAVNRQARLTPDAVAVVDGATRLSYAALDALADAWAERLARAGVGPGALVPVLLPRSAALYVSLLAVLKCGAGYAALDPRWPDARVEGVLRQLDAPVLVSDARDTPGAGRVWHPPALDAGDAGDGTGPDRPAGAGATPRADWADGRAGGFTAYDGPGDTPAAVFFTSGTSGAPKGVVSPHAATTRLFAADGPLAFGPGTAMMQAAPAPWDAFSLELWGMLTTGGTCVTAAEDYLLPDTLRRLIDTHGVDTAWLTASLFNLFTEIDVECFAGLRRLFIGGERLSTAHVGRFLTRHPGIRLLNGYGPVESCVFATVHPITPEDCDLPHGVPLGGEVPGTRVHVLDAEGGACPAGAVGELCIGGTGLAVGYLGDAALTAARFPELALEGRQLRLYRTGDRGFRDAEGVLHFTGRTDRQVKIRGHRIEPEEIEAHAAALPGVAGCVAVPVPGELGTYDRLALFYTADGDAAGPPELVRRSLQHVLPPHAVPDIVQRVERLPVTANGKVDRSLLLAALTG